A region from the Aphis gossypii isolate Hap1 chromosome 1, ASM2018417v2, whole genome shotgun sequence genome encodes:
- the LOC126549064 gene encoding 1-acyl-sn-glycerol-3-phosphate acyltransferase delta-like isoform X2, whose product MSFIKSSPVTHIIIALVFLVSGLTVNLLQLLFFIVLWPLHKELFRKINYYFSYIIYSELVFLSDWWAGVQYYFYVDKDDYNNYFGKEHAIFIINHKYEIDWLTAWVVNDRIGGILGMLLYAEGTRFTKEKQEASIKFARTKGLPELKEHLLPRTKGFSIGLPHFRHNLPAVYNVQIAFRREEKPSLRALLNGQRLEAHVYIERIPIEQVPENDKECDKWMYELYEKKDKMMVSFFNTGDWFKESGVKPLEKFVPPLRYYSLINIILWSILILVPFFYFTFNVLISGNLLHILMLMVPLGLLYVILSKLMSVSEIGKTSSEYGTDKKKTK is encoded by the exons ATGTCATTCATTAAGTCGTCTCCAgtgacacatattataatcgcaCTAGTGTTTTTAGTATCAGGTCTTACTGTCAACTtgttacagttattattttttatagtcttGTGGCCACTACACAAAGAgcttttcagaaaaattaactactatttttcatacattatttactCAG AACTCGTTTTCCTATCCGATTGGTGGGCTGGTGtgcaatattacttttatgtgGACAAAgatgattacaataattactttGGCAAAGAACACgcgatattcattattaaccaCAAGTATGAAATTGACTGGCTAACTGCTTGGGTCGTTAACGATCGAATCGGTGGTATTCTCGgg ATGTTACTATATGCAGAAGGTACCAGatttacaaaagaaaaacaagAAGCCAGCATTAAGTTCGCCAGAACAAAAGGACTACCGGAGTTAAAAGAACACTTGTTGCCGAGGACTAAAGGTTTTAGCATTGGATTACCTCATTTTAGACACAATTTGCCAGCCGTCTATAATGTTCAAATTGCTTTTAGAAG AGAAGAAAAACCATCGTTGAGAGCATTATTAAATGGTCAACGGTTAGAAGCGCATGTATACATAGAAAGAATACCTATTGAACAAGTTCCAGAAAACGACAAAGAATGTGACAAATGGATGTACGAATTGTACgagaaaaaa GATAAAATGATGGTCAGCTTCTTTAACACAGGAGATTGGTTTAAAGAAAGTGGCGTAAAGCCACTGGAGAAATTTGTTCCACCATTACGTTATTAtagtcttataaatataatattatggtcaaTCTTAATTTTGGTACCATTTTTCTACTTTACATTTAACGTATTGATTTCGGGAAATTTACttcatatattaatgttgatgGTACCACTTGGTTTAC tttatgTAATCTTGTCCAAATTGATGAGCGTTTCTGAAATAGGCAAGACGTCATCAGAATACGgtacagacaaaaaaaaaacaaaataa
- the LOC126549064 gene encoding 1-acyl-sn-glycerol-3-phosphate acyltransferase delta-like isoform X1: MSFIKSSPVTHIIIALVFLVSGLTVNLLQLLFFIVLWPLHKELFRKINYYFSYIIYSELVFLSDWWAGVQYYFYVDKDDYNNYFGKEHAIFIINHKYEIDWLTAWVVNDRIGGILGNCKAFAKNSLKYMPVIGWAWWFGEFLFLQRDLVKDKYTIETKLKTLFEYENPVTMLLYAEGTRFTKEKQEASIKFARTKGLPELKEHLLPRTKGFSIGLPHFRHNLPAVYNVQIAFRREEKPSLRALLNGQRLEAHVYIERIPIEQVPENDKECDKWMYELYEKKDKMMVSFFNTGDWFKESGVKPLEKFVPPLRYYSLINIILWSILILVPFFYFTFNVLISGNLLHILMLMVPLGLLYVILSKLMSVSEIGKTSSEYGTDKKKTK; this comes from the exons ATGTCATTCATTAAGTCGTCTCCAgtgacacatattataatcgcaCTAGTGTTTTTAGTATCAGGTCTTACTGTCAACTtgttacagttattattttttatagtcttGTGGCCACTACACAAAGAgcttttcagaaaaattaactactatttttcatacattatttactCAG AACTCGTTTTCCTATCCGATTGGTGGGCTGGTGtgcaatattacttttatgtgGACAAAgatgattacaataattactttGGCAAAGAACACgcgatattcattattaaccaCAAGTATGAAATTGACTGGCTAACTGCTTGGGTCGTTAACGATCGAATCGGTGGTATTCTCGgg AACTGCAAAGCATTCGCGAAAAATAGTCTCAAGTACATGCCCGTAATTGGTTGGGCTTGGTGGTTTGGCGAATTTTTATTCCTTCAGAGAGACTTGGTAAAAGACAAGTACACAATAGAAACTAAGCTTAAAACATTGTTCGAATATGAAAACCCAGTCACG ATGTTACTATATGCAGAAGGTACCAGatttacaaaagaaaaacaagAAGCCAGCATTAAGTTCGCCAGAACAAAAGGACTACCGGAGTTAAAAGAACACTTGTTGCCGAGGACTAAAGGTTTTAGCATTGGATTACCTCATTTTAGACACAATTTGCCAGCCGTCTATAATGTTCAAATTGCTTTTAGAAG AGAAGAAAAACCATCGTTGAGAGCATTATTAAATGGTCAACGGTTAGAAGCGCATGTATACATAGAAAGAATACCTATTGAACAAGTTCCAGAAAACGACAAAGAATGTGACAAATGGATGTACGAATTGTACgagaaaaaa GATAAAATGATGGTCAGCTTCTTTAACACAGGAGATTGGTTTAAAGAAAGTGGCGTAAAGCCACTGGAGAAATTTGTTCCACCATTACGTTATTAtagtcttataaatataatattatggtcaaTCTTAATTTTGGTACCATTTTTCTACTTTACATTTAACGTATTGATTTCGGGAAATTTACttcatatattaatgttgatgGTACCACTTGGTTTAC tttatgTAATCTTGTCCAAATTGATGAGCGTTTCTGAAATAGGCAAGACGTCATCAGAATACGgtacagacaaaaaaaaaacaaaataa